In one window of Agrobacterium larrymoorei DNA:
- a CDS encoding branched-chain amino acid ABC transporter permease, translating into MAYFLQQLLNAIPTAALYAALAFGYAISFAITKRADVTFGAIFAFAGLTCLLFADFGWNQLWLILPATLGLGAAAGVTGGLWAGVLIGRGVMRPLASASPNAVTVASIGALIALMESARLAADTRSLWLPPLLNDPLPLWSENGFIVTTTPMQLINTAAFAILILGGWHILRTSRFGRQWKAVSEDALAAKLVGVNADRIFLLSYCLSALFASTCGVLATFYYGNMDFGAGLTFGLKVVLISAAGGYSSPIKSAAGAALIGVAETLWAAYGPLAWRDAAVLLMLVLWLIAARSGRSSML; encoded by the coding sequence ATGGCTTATTTCCTGCAGCAGCTTTTGAATGCCATTCCAACCGCTGCCCTCTATGCCGCGCTGGCTTTTGGCTATGCCATCTCCTTCGCCATTACCAAGCGCGCAGATGTCACCTTCGGCGCCATCTTCGCTTTTGCGGGCCTGACTTGTCTTCTGTTTGCGGATTTCGGCTGGAACCAGCTCTGGCTCATCCTGCCTGCTACGCTGGGCTTAGGCGCTGCCGCTGGCGTAACAGGTGGCCTCTGGGCAGGTGTGTTGATTGGCCGTGGAGTGATGCGACCGCTTGCCAGCGCATCGCCCAATGCCGTGACGGTCGCCTCCATCGGAGCTCTCATCGCCCTGATGGAAAGCGCAAGGCTCGCCGCCGACACGCGCTCCCTTTGGCTTCCGCCGCTTCTCAATGATCCGCTGCCGCTCTGGTCGGAAAACGGCTTCATCGTCACCACCACGCCAATGCAGCTCATCAACACCGCCGCCTTCGCGATTTTGATTCTCGGCGGATGGCATATTTTACGAACGTCCCGCTTCGGCAGGCAATGGAAAGCCGTCTCCGAAGACGCCTTGGCCGCAAAACTCGTGGGCGTGAATGCCGACAGAATATTCCTCCTGTCCTACTGCCTTTCAGCCCTCTTCGCCTCCACCTGCGGCGTGCTCGCCACCTTCTATTACGGCAACATGGATTTCGGCGCAGGCCTCACCTTCGGCCTGAAAGTCGTGCTGATTTCCGCTGCCGGCGGATATTCCAGCCCGATCAAATCCGCAGCCGGTGCTGCGCTCATAGGCGTCGCTGAAACATTATGGGCCGCCTACGGACCACTCGCCTGGCGCGATGCGGCCGTTCTCCTAATGCTGGTCCTGTGGCTGATAGCCGCGCGCAGTGGCAGGAGTTCGATGTTATGA
- a CDS encoding CGNR zinc finger domain-containing protein: MSFTWTPHRFAGGALALDVANSVILRGDPGRSVDRFAVREQIESFCAAASLMSAERESFPSLVPPSRGAETLLIDLREATDRYFRTAIVEGVGNNKLLADLLSACAQALRAHDANDLAAATAHSVLRLIHGPDSARIRICANCGWLFIDRSKNRSRIWGDMAVCGNRQKASRHYRRKKESAS; this comes from the coding sequence ATGAGCTTTACCTGGACCCCTCACCGATTTGCCGGTGGCGCGCTGGCGCTGGATGTTGCCAACAGCGTCATTTTGCGCGGCGACCCCGGGCGTTCCGTGGACCGTTTCGCGGTCAGAGAACAGATCGAAAGTTTTTGTGCGGCGGCCAGCCTGATGTCTGCCGAAAGGGAGAGTTTCCCTTCGCTAGTGCCGCCTTCACGAGGAGCGGAAACTCTGCTGATCGACCTCAGGGAAGCGACTGACCGCTATTTTCGCACAGCAATCGTGGAGGGCGTGGGGAACAATAAGCTGCTTGCTGATCTTTTGAGTGCGTGTGCGCAGGCTTTGCGAGCGCATGATGCCAATGATCTTGCGGCGGCAACGGCGCATTCCGTGCTGAGGCTGATCCATGGGCCAGACAGCGCCCGCATTCGCATCTGTGCCAATTGCGGCTGGCTGTTCATCGACCGCAGCAAGAACCGGAGCCGCATCTGGGGCGACATGGCGGTGTGCGGCAACCGGCAGAAGGCGAGCCGCCATTATCGCCGGAAAAAGGAGAGTGCATCTTGA